One Chloroflexota bacterium DNA window includes the following coding sequences:
- a CDS encoding glycosyltransferase produces MTQLSLICTVKNEADNIADLLDSMLAQSRQPDEIVVNDCGSTDSTAAIVQTYIERGAPIRLVHGGFNISSGRNNAILHAQGDLIASTDAGLALDRTWLERIVAPLEADQADLVAGFYQAAPRSDLETAIGATNYPLAEEVDSSRFLAAGQSVAFRKVVWQTVGGYPEWLDHCEDLVFDRAAVAAGFRSTAVLDAVVHFQPRSSFRALFRQYFFYARGDGVANLWPLRHAIRYATYLGLLLLIRNLPQRPGLFGVLSLGIAGYTRKPYRRLWRATKGWSLTRRSKTLSLPPLIRIVGDLAKMLGYPVGWLVRLRKPTNG; encoded by the coding sequence TTGCACAGTTAAAAACGAGGCCGATAACATCGCCGATTTGCTAGATTCGATGTTGGCACAAAGCCGCCAGCCCGATGAAATTGTGGTCAATGATTGCGGCTCAACCGACTCAACTGCTGCGATTGTTCAAACCTATATTGAGCGGGGTGCACCAATTCGCTTGGTCCATGGCGGTTTTAATATCTCTTCTGGTCGGAATAACGCTATTTTGCATGCCCAAGGCGACTTAATTGCCTCGACCGATGCTGGTTTAGCACTCGATCGCACATGGCTTGAACGAATTGTCGCACCACTCGAAGCAGATCAAGCAGATTTGGTGGCTGGGTTTTACCAAGCAGCACCGCGCAGCGATCTGGAAACCGCGATCGGCGCGACCAACTATCCTTTGGCCGAAGAAGTTGATTCAAGCCGATTTTTGGCGGCAGGGCAATCGGTGGCCTTTCGCAAAGTTGTGTGGCAAACCGTGGGCGGCTATCCCGAATGGCTCGACCATTGCGAAGATTTGGTGTTTGATCGGGCGGCAGTGGCGGCGGGTTTTCGCAGCACAGCGGTGCTCGATGCAGTTGTGCATTTTCAGCCGCGCTCAAGTTTTCGTGCCCTCTTTCGCCAATATTTCTTCTATGCACGCGGAGATGGGGTTGCCAACCTTTGGCCGTTACGCCATGCGATTCGCTATGCCACCTATCTCGGTCTACTCCTTTTGATCCGCAACCTGCCCCAACGCCCAGGGCTCTTCGGTGTTTTAAGTTTGGGGATTGCTGGCTACACCCGCAAACCCTATCGACGGTTATGGCGAGCAACCAAAGGCTGGTCATTAACTCGCCGCAGCAAAACCTTGAGTTTACCGCCATTAATTCGTATAGTTGGCGATCTTGCCAAAATGCTCGGCTACCCGGTTGGCTGGCTGGTACGCTTGCGCAAACCAACAAATGGCTGA